A genomic window from Phoenix dactylifera cultivar Barhee BC4 unplaced genomic scaffold, palm_55x_up_171113_PBpolish2nd_filt_p 000092F, whole genome shotgun sequence includes:
- the LOC103698875 gene encoding uncharacterized protein LOC103698875, with product MCSPSKASLIVAASMGAVEALKDQAGLCRWNYAIRSLNQQAKNNIRSFPQTRRASSSSSSSSSSSDIGRRKGSEGADEKAKRSEEALRKVMYLSCWGPN from the coding sequence atgtGCTCTCCAAGCAAGGCTTCTTTGATCGTGGCAGCGAGCATGGGAGCTGTGGAAGCTCTCAAGGACCAAGCAGGGCTGTGCCGTTGGAACTATGCCATCAGATCTCTCAACCAGCAAGCCAAGAACAACATCCGTTCCTTCCCTCAGACCAGGAGggcgtcttcttcttcttcttcttcttcttcttcttctgacaTTGGGAGGAGGAAAGGATCGGAGGGGGCCGATGAGAAGGCCAAGCGATCGGAGGAGGCGCTGAGAAAAGTCATGTACTTGAGCTGTTGGGGTCCTAATTAG